In the genome of Gemmatimonadota bacterium, the window GTCAGCGTGGGCAGGGCGGGGTCGGCGCCGGCTACGGCGCTGGATTCCGGGCCGAGCTTAACAACGTACCTGCCGCTTATCCCGCGCCAGGTCGCGTCCGCGTCCAGGTACTTCTCGATCGGGTCCTTCAGCACGAGGTTGAACCGTGCCGTCGGCCCGTCCAGGCGGGTCTTGGCCATGCAGGCTTCCAGATCGCAGATCCGGGCCTGCCAGTAGCCATCACCCCGGATCAGGGTATTGAAGGAGCCTTTTTCGGACACCATCCTGGCCCGGAAGGGCTGCTTGATCAGGTCCTGAAGCTGCACGTCAGGGGGTTCGACCATCTGGAAGAGCCGGATCTGGTCGCCGAGGGATCTCATGAGCGCGAGCAGTTCCAGGAACTGGTCGTGGTCCTGGTAGGCCATCATATAGATATAGCTTGGACCGTGTTCTTCATGGTCGCTGGCCCAGAAGAAATGGGTCAGTTCGCCGTCCGGACCATCGCAATACCCCAGGAGGAAGGATTTCTCCGCATGATTCAGCTCGACCTGCAACAATTCGGCGGGATATAACCTGCAGCCGCCGTGGGTCAGCCTGCGGTTAATCATGGCGGCATGGATCATTTCCCAGTCGTCGGCCTTCAGGCGCCTGGGAACCCGGAACGGACGGTCTATCGTGAGGTCGGCGGGATCGAAGCGTACCCTGTGTCCGTAGGGACCCGTACCGAACCCCATCAGATCGTAGAATCCCTGTTCGAACATGGTCAGCGTGCAGATCTCCACGCCGTTCGCCGCGTCCTGGGCGATACGGTGCGCGGTGACCCGTTGGGCGAGGCGCTGTTTCCGGGCGATCCGGCTGGTCGTCACCCCCACGATGGCGGACATGGTAAGGTCTTCGTCCAGGTACCGGAACGTGCCGTCGGTCGAAGAGGCCTGGCACTCCGCCTCACCGTTCACTTCAGCCACGTCGGTCCGGGCTTTCTCCATGAACTGAGGCGCCCACTTGGCCTGTTCGTCGCTGGTGATCCAGTGGACTTCCCGCCAGACCCGGATGATCGCGTCCTGGTCCCGCTCGGCGTCATATGGCCGGATGATCGCCATTTCTGTTCCTATTACTCCTCGCCCCAAGCTACTCCCAGAACGTTACTCCTCGCCCCTCAGCATCCGGTGGAGGGTCTCGTTGTCCGGCGCGTCCTTGAAGACGTTCCACTCGAGGTAGTAGCCCTCCGGGTCGTAGGCGACGAAGGCGCGGTACCTGTCCGTTTCCTCGACCTTCTCCGACCGCATCTCGAAGGAACCGTGGTTGCTGACGTAGGCGTACCAGTCGTCGATGCGGTCCGTCCAGAAGGACATGGTGACGGCCTTCTTCTCCGTGAAATTGTGCATGCCGCGTGTTTCGTCCACGAGGCCCATGTAGCCCGAAGGCGATATGCGGTAGATCTTGGTCCATCCCTGGTCCACGATCAGTTCGAAGCCCATGACGTCCTCGTAGAAGGCCTGGATCGCGGGCATGTCCTTGTAGTAGAACCACACCACGGTCGCCTTGAAACCCAGTCCCGGAGGCACGTCGGACGCCCCTTCGGCGGGATAGATGGTCTCGGTCTCGTTCAGCACCGGGATCAGCATCTCGTTCTCGGCGTGTACGTTGAACCGCTCGAACTCCAGGAGATAGCCCTCAGGGTCGATGGCCACGAAGCCGTGATGGGGACGCCCCTCGACCGGGTTGTACGGGAAGCGCATCTCCACGTCCTGGTCCTTCATGTAGTCCCACCACTCGTCGAGCTGGTCCGTGATGAGGGCGATGGCGACGGTCTTGGGATCGCTGGCGCTGTGCATGCCCATCTCTTCGTCTACGAGCGTGATGAAAGAACTCGGCCCCACGCGGAGGATCTTGGCGAACCCGTAATCGGCCGCCACGGCGAAGCCCAGGGTGCGGGTGTAGAACGTCGTCGCCGCTTCCACGTCGGCGTAGTACAGGAAAACGTTGCTGGCCGTCATGCCGTATTCGTTCATCGGGTTCACGGGTGCGGACTCCTCTTCGGACGTTGCGGGCGCTTCAGCCGTTTCGGACTGAACGCACGCCGCGGCTATGAACGCCGCGCAGGCCAGCGCGGCGGTGATCTTGCGAATCATGATTCCTCCTTGCCGGGATTTACGGGTCGGGCGGGTACTGGCAGTTGTAATGGCAGACGCCGCAGGTAATATTCAGGTCCTGCAGCGCCGAGTCGGCCTCGATGGCGGATCCAGTCGCCGCGGCGGCGATGAGCGTCTCGGCGCGTATCTGGAAGTCGGAGGCGTAGAACCCGTACCTGGAGGAGTCGTACCGCGGCGGCATCGTCGAAACCACTTCCATGATTTCCTTGAGACTGGTCACGTCGGCCCCGATCGTCCCCAGCGAACCTTCCTCGACCGCCCTGGCGATGCCTT includes:
- a CDS encoding GNAT family N-acetyltransferase; amino-acid sequence: MAIIRPYDAERDQDAIIRVWREVHWITSDEQAKWAPQFMEKARTDVAEVNGEAECQASSTDGTFRYLDEDLTMSAIVGVTTSRIARKQRLAQRVTAHRIAQDAANGVEICTLTMFEQGFYDLMGFGTGPYGHRVRFDPADLTIDRPFRVPRRLKADDWEMIHAAMINRRLTHGGCRLYPAELLQVELNHAEKSFLLGYCDGPDGELTHFFWASDHEEHGPSYIYMMAYQDHDQFLELLALMRSLGDQIRLFQMVEPPDVQLQDLIKQPFRARMVSEKGSFNTLIRGDGYWQARICDLEACMAKTRLDGPTARFNLVLKDPIEKYLDADATWRGISGRYVVKLGPESSAVAGADPALPTLTASVGAFTRMWLGVRPATGLAVTDDLDGPPELLSALDRTLRLPVPGLCGWEY
- a CDS encoding VOC family protein; protein product: MIRKITAALACAAFIAAACVQSETAEAPATSEEESAPVNPMNEYGMTASNVFLYYADVEAATTFYTRTLGFAVAADYGFAKILRVGPSSFITLVDEEMGMHSASDPKTVAIALITDQLDEWWDYMKDQDVEMRFPYNPVEGRPHHGFVAIDPEGYLLEFERFNVHAENEMLIPVLNETETIYPAEGASDVPPGLGFKATVVWFYYKDMPAIQAFYEDVMGFELIVDQGWTKIYRISPSGYMGLVDETRGMHNFTEKKAVTMSFWTDRIDDWYAYVSNHGSFEMRSEKVEETDRYRAFVAYDPEGYYLEWNVFKDAPDNETLHRMLRGEE